A DNA window from Streptomyces canus contains the following coding sequences:
- a CDS encoding DUF1015 domain-containing protein → MNTAGHPEATARRGLELTPFRGLRYDPDRVGSLAAVTSPPYDVVVRPDGLHQLQSNDPYNIVRLILPQATTPAERNEQAARTLRGWLSEGILTADPEPGLYVYEQRDGAGLLQRGIIGTLLLSEPSEGVVLPHEDVMPHVVADRAALMRATSANLEPLLLTYRGNGAESVTTTAIERVVDQPPLLATTTEDGYRHRLWSITDPAEVAGIRSDLAQHQALIADGHHRWATYRRLRAEHPSPSPWDHGLVLLVDTARYPLRVRAIHRLLHGIPVARSLALLDGLFRVRRLDVALDEGLDALADSACAGNAFLLAGDGAFHLVDRPDPGLLSRTVPTDRPTAWRTLDATVLHATLLAHVWHVPEDDPARIAYIHDTAATVEKAERDGGTAVLMHPVREEVVRDLARQGVTMPRKSTSFGPKPASGLVLRALDV, encoded by the coding sequence ATGAACACAGCAGGTCACCCGGAAGCAACGGCGCGCCGAGGCCTGGAACTCACCCCGTTCCGCGGCCTGCGCTACGACCCCGACCGGGTCGGCAGCCTGGCCGCCGTGACATCACCGCCGTACGACGTCGTGGTCCGCCCCGACGGGCTGCACCAACTCCAGTCCAACGACCCGTACAACATCGTCCGGCTGATTCTCCCGCAGGCGACGACACCCGCCGAACGCAACGAGCAGGCGGCCCGCACCCTGCGCGGCTGGCTCTCCGAGGGCATCCTGACCGCTGACCCCGAGCCCGGCCTGTACGTGTACGAACAGCGCGACGGAGCCGGTCTGCTTCAGCGCGGGATCATCGGCACCCTGCTCCTGTCGGAGCCGTCGGAGGGCGTGGTCCTGCCGCACGAGGACGTCATGCCGCACGTCGTCGCCGACCGCGCGGCCCTGATGCGCGCCACCTCGGCAAATCTGGAGCCCCTGCTCCTCACCTACCGCGGCAACGGCGCGGAGTCCGTCACGACGACCGCAATCGAACGCGTGGTCGACCAGCCCCCGCTCCTGGCCACCACCACCGAGGACGGCTACCGCCACCGCCTGTGGTCGATCACCGACCCTGCCGAAGTGGCCGGCATCCGCTCGGACCTGGCCCAGCACCAGGCCCTCATCGCCGACGGCCACCACCGCTGGGCGACCTACCGCCGTCTACGCGCGGAGCACCCCTCACCCAGCCCCTGGGACCACGGCCTTGTCCTCCTCGTCGACACGGCCCGCTACCCTCTCCGCGTCCGAGCCATCCATCGCCTGCTGCACGGCATCCCGGTGGCCCGGTCTCTGGCGCTCCTCGACGGCCTCTTCCGCGTACGGCGCCTCGACGTGGCCCTGGACGAGGGCCTGGACGCCCTCGCCGACTCGGCCTGCGCGGGCAACGCCTTCCTCCTCGCCGGAGACGGCGCCTTCCACCTCGTGGACCGCCCCGACCCGGGCCTCCTGTCCCGCACGGTCCCCACGGACCGCCCCACCGCCTGGCGCACCCTGGACGCCACGGTCCTGCACGCCACACTCCTCGCCCACGTCTGGCACGTCCCCGAGGACGACCCCGCCCGCATCGCCTACATCCACGACACGGCCGCGACGGTCGAGAAGGCGGAACGCGACGGCGGAACAGCCGTCCTGATGCACCCGGTCCGCGAGGAGGTCGTACGCGACCTCGCCCGCCAGGGCGTCACGATGCCCCGAAAGTCGACGTCGTTCGGCCCGAAGCCGGCGTCGGGGCTGGTCCTGCGCGCACTGGACGTATGA
- a CDS encoding HNH endonuclease, with protein sequence MRDTLVLNASFEPLSTVTLNRAVVLVLQDKAVVEQSHPELRMRGAAVDIPAPRVIRLCRYVRVPFRRQAPWSRRGVLVRDRHRCAYCGRRATTVDHVVPRSQGGQDTWLNTVASCAEDNHRKANRTPAEAGMPLLREPFEPTPADAMLLSLGHEDFSALPDWLARDAA encoded by the coding sequence ATGCGGGACACGCTGGTACTCAACGCGAGCTTCGAGCCGCTGTCGACGGTGACGTTGAACCGAGCCGTCGTTCTGGTGCTTCAGGACAAGGCCGTTGTCGAGCAGTCCCACCCCGAACTGCGCATGCGCGGAGCCGCGGTCGACATACCGGCGCCCCGGGTGATCAGGCTGTGCAGGTATGTACGGGTGCCCTTCCGAAGACAAGCCCCATGGTCTCGGCGGGGTGTTCTGGTGCGTGACCGGCACAGGTGCGCGTACTGCGGTCGGCGGGCGACGACCGTGGACCACGTGGTGCCGCGGTCGCAGGGTGGTCAGGACACCTGGCTGAACACGGTGGCCTCCTGTGCGGAGGACAACCACCGCAAGGCGAACCGGACTCCGGCCGAGGCGGGGATGCCGTTGCTCCGGGAGCCGTTCGAGCCGACTCCGGCTGACGCGATGCTGTTGTCCTTGGGCCACGAGGACTTCTCGGCTCTGCCCGACTGGTTGGCGCGGGACGCCGCATAG
- a CDS encoding NfeD family protein, giving the protein MNDIDAWVWWLVGAAALGIPLVVTAMPELGMLAVGALAAAIAAGLGGDIVVQVLVFAVVSVALIAVVRPIATRHRSQRPQLVTGVDALKGKQAVVLERVDNAGGRIKLAGEVWSARSLDTGRAYEVGQEVDVVDIEGATAIVM; this is encoded by the coding sequence GTGAACGACATCGACGCATGGGTGTGGTGGCTCGTCGGCGCGGCTGCGCTCGGAATCCCGCTCGTGGTGACCGCGATGCCGGAGTTGGGCATGCTCGCGGTGGGCGCCCTCGCCGCCGCGATCGCGGCCGGGCTCGGCGGTGACATCGTCGTCCAGGTGCTTGTCTTCGCCGTCGTCTCGGTGGCCCTCATCGCCGTCGTACGGCCCATCGCGACCCGGCATCGCTCTCAGCGTCCCCAACTCGTCACAGGCGTCGACGCGTTGAAGGGGAAACAGGCCGTCGTCCTGGAACGCGTCGACAACGCGGGCGGCCGGATCAAGCTTGCCGGCGAGGTCTGGTCGGCCCGCTCTCTCGACACCGGCCGGGCCTACGAAGTGGGCCAGGAAGTGGATGTCGTGGACATCGAGGGAGCCACGGCGATCGTCATGTGA
- a CDS encoding YbhB/YbcL family Raf kinase inhibitor-like protein has protein sequence MTELKRRPLPHDFHPPVPSFTVTSEDVAEGATLKDAQVYAAGNTSPHLRWEGFPPETKSFAVTCYDPDAPTGSGFWHWVVFDIPASVTELPVGAGSGKFEGLPEGAVQARNDYGSNDFGGAAPPAGDGPHRYVFTVYAVDQEKLGPDSDASPAFVGFNLRFHAIARAQLIAEYEVPAED, from the coding sequence GTGACCGAGCTCAAGCGGCGGCCGCTCCCCCACGACTTCCACCCGCCCGTGCCGTCGTTCACGGTCACGAGCGAGGACGTCGCCGAGGGGGCGACGCTCAAGGACGCTCAGGTCTACGCGGCCGGCAACACCTCTCCGCATCTGCGCTGGGAGGGCTTCCCGCCGGAGACCAAGAGTTTCGCCGTGACCTGCTACGACCCCGACGCGCCCACGGGCAGCGGGTTCTGGCACTGGGTCGTGTTCGACATCCCGGCCTCGGTGACCGAGTTGCCGGTGGGTGCGGGCAGCGGCAAGTTCGAGGGGCTGCCGGAGGGTGCCGTACAGGCGCGGAACGACTACGGGTCGAACGACTTCGGTGGGGCCGCGCCGCCGGCCGGGGACGGGCCGCACCGGTACGTCTTCACCGTGTACGCCGTGGACCAGGAGAAGCTCGGGCCTGATTCCGATGCCTCTCCCGCCTTCGTGGGCTTCAACCTGCGATTCCACGCGATTGCGCGTGCTCAGCTGATCGCTGAGTACGAGGTGCCCGCCGAAGACTGA
- a CDS encoding sporulation protein, producing MAFKKLLASLGAGGASVETVLTEVNVVPGGVVQGEVRIQGGSVDQEIEGLSVGLQAKVEVENGDQEYKQDIEFTKVSLGGAFTLQANEVHAVPFGLEIPWETPITMIDGQALRGMNVGVTTELAIARAVDSGDLDPISVHPLPAQKAILDAFVQLGFRFKNADLERGHIRGTRQQLPFYQEIEFFPPQQYRGLNQVELSFVADGNAMDVVLEMDKKPGLFSEGSDTFRSFQVGLHDYQSTDWVAYLNQWLSEVGSKRNWF from the coding sequence ATGGCGTTCAAGAAGCTGCTCGCGAGCCTGGGGGCCGGCGGGGCTTCGGTGGAGACGGTGCTGACCGAGGTCAACGTCGTCCCGGGTGGTGTCGTCCAGGGCGAGGTGCGGATCCAGGGAGGGTCCGTCGACCAGGAGATCGAGGGGCTGTCGGTCGGGCTCCAGGCCAAGGTCGAGGTCGAGAACGGCGACCAGGAGTACAAGCAGGACATCGAGTTCACCAAGGTCTCGCTCGGCGGTGCCTTCACGCTGCAGGCGAACGAGGTGCACGCGGTGCCGTTCGGTCTGGAGATCCCCTGGGAGACGCCGATCACGATGATCGACGGCCAGGCGCTGCGCGGCATGAACGTCGGTGTGACCACTGAGCTGGCGATCGCGCGTGCCGTGGACTCCGGTGACCTGGACCCGATCAGCGTGCACCCGCTGCCCGCGCAGAAGGCGATTCTGGACGCGTTCGTCCAGCTGGGCTTCCGTTTCAAGAACGCGGACCTGGAACGCGGCCACATCCGTGGGACGCGGCAGCAGCTGCCGTTCTACCAGGAGATCGAGTTCTTCCCCCCGCAGCAGTACCGCGGGCTCAACCAGGTCGAGTTGAGCTTCGTCGCGGACGGCAACGCGATGGACGTCGTGCTGGAGATGGACAAGAAGCCGGGGCTGTTCAGCGAGGGCAGTGACACCTTCCGGTCCTTCCAGGTGGGCCTGCACGACTACCAGAGCACCGACTGGGTCGCCTACCTCAACCAGTGGCTGTCCGAGGTCGGCAGCAAGCGCAACTGGTTCTAG
- a CDS encoding DNA-3-methyladenine glycosylase, producing MITPPDRTPLPREFFDRPVLEVAPDLLGRTLVRTTPDGPITVRLTEVEAYDGPNDPGSHAYRGRTARNGVMFGPPGHVYVYFTYGMWFCMNLVCGPEGRASAVLLRAGEVLEGTDLARKRRLSARNDKELAKGPARLATALGVDRALDGTDACASGETPLRVLTGTPVASDQVLNGPRTGVAGDGGVHPWRFWITNDPTVSPYRAHVPRRRSS from the coding sequence ATGATCACGCCCCCGGACCGTACGCCACTGCCACGAGAGTTCTTCGACCGCCCCGTACTGGAAGTCGCCCCCGACCTCCTCGGCCGCACCCTCGTCCGCACGACCCCGGACGGTCCGATCACCGTGCGCCTCACGGAGGTCGAGGCCTACGACGGTCCGAACGACCCGGGCTCCCACGCCTATCGCGGCCGCACGGCCCGCAACGGCGTGATGTTCGGTCCGCCTGGGCATGTGTACGTCTACTTCACTTACGGCATGTGGTTCTGCATGAACCTGGTGTGCGGACCGGAGGGCCGGGCGAGCGCCGTCCTGCTCCGCGCCGGCGAGGTCCTCGAAGGTACGGATCTGGCCCGCAAACGTCGACTCTCGGCCCGAAATGACAAGGAACTGGCCAAAGGACCGGCCCGCCTGGCCACGGCCCTGGGCGTGGACCGGGCCCTGGACGGCACCGATGCGTGCGCCTCGGGGGAGACCCCTCTGAGGGTGCTCACCGGCACCCCGGTCGCCTCCGACCAGGTACTCAACGGTCCGCGGACCGGAGTGGCCGGCGACGGGGGTGTGCACCCGTGGCGGTTCTGGATCACCAACGACCCGACAGTGAGCCCCTATCGGGCCCATGTGCCGAGGCGCCGCTCAAGTTGA
- a CDS encoding ABC transporter ATP-binding protein: protein MSAETILTSGLNNPRSTVNRLSADTVTLAYDQRVIAEQLSVEIPDNSFTVIVGPNACGKSTLLRALSRMLKPSQGKVLLDGQVIQSMPAKKVARTLGLLPQSSIAPDGITVADLVGRGRYPHQGILRQWSTEDERVVQESMRQTGVAELAERYVDELSGGQRQRVWIAMALAQQTPLLLLDEPTTYLDIQHQIDVLDLCAELHEEQGRTLVAVLHDLNHAARYATHLIALKSGKIIAEGRPNDIVTAELVEEVFGLRCQVIDDPETGTPLVVPAARKARARVEAATEAS, encoded by the coding sequence ATGAGCGCCGAGACCATCCTCACCAGCGGACTGAACAACCCAAGGAGCACCGTGAACCGCCTGTCCGCCGACACCGTCACCCTCGCCTACGACCAGCGGGTCATCGCCGAGCAGCTGTCGGTGGAGATACCCGACAACTCCTTCACGGTGATCGTCGGCCCCAACGCGTGCGGTAAGTCCACGCTTCTGCGGGCCCTCTCGCGGATGCTCAAGCCCAGCCAGGGCAAGGTGCTGCTCGACGGGCAGGTCATCCAGTCGATGCCGGCGAAGAAGGTCGCCCGCACTCTGGGTCTGCTCCCGCAGTCGTCGATCGCGCCGGACGGGATCACCGTCGCCGACCTGGTCGGCCGCGGCCGCTACCCCCACCAGGGCATCCTGCGCCAGTGGTCCACCGAGGACGAGCGGGTCGTACAGGAGTCCATGCGGCAGACCGGGGTCGCGGAACTCGCCGAGCGGTACGTCGACGAGCTGTCCGGCGGTCAGCGGCAGCGGGTGTGGATCGCGATGGCGCTCGCCCAGCAGACCCCGCTGCTGCTCCTCGACGAGCCGACGACCTACCTCGACATCCAGCACCAGATCGACGTCCTCGACCTCTGCGCCGAGTTGCACGAGGAGCAGGGCCGCACGCTGGTGGCGGTTCTGCACGACCTCAACCACGCCGCCCGGTACGCCACGCATCTCATCGCACTGAAGAGCGGGAAGATCATCGCCGAGGGGCGCCCGAACGACATCGTCACGGCCGAGCTGGTCGAGGAGGTCTTCGGGCTGCGCTGCCAGGTGATCGACGACCCGGAGACGGGGACGCCGTTGGTGGTGCCGGCAGCGCGCAAGGCACGCGCGCGCGTGGAGGCCGCTACAGAAGCTTCCTGA
- a CDS encoding tetratricopeptide repeat protein: MPIPEDVTGDEIDKDVRQELQSLPKGLAEDVAKNLVMVARLIDEDPEGAYGYSKVALRLASRVAAVREAAGFAAYANQKYSEALAEFRAARRMTGNVELWPVMADCERGLGRPEKALDMAGAPEVHKLDKAGQVEMRLVVAGARRDMGQLDAAIVTLQSPELASNSVQPWTARLRYAYADALLAAGRESEAREWFAKAVESDKDGSTDASDRLAELDGVEFVDAFDESEEQADSEAAEKVVEVDDEEGEVAEDGDLKD; encoded by the coding sequence CTGCCGATCCCCGAGGATGTCACGGGCGACGAGATCGACAAGGACGTACGGCAGGAGCTCCAGAGCCTGCCGAAGGGGCTCGCGGAGGATGTCGCCAAGAACCTGGTGATGGTCGCCAGGCTCATCGACGAGGACCCCGAGGGTGCCTACGGCTACTCCAAGGTGGCCCTGCGGCTGGCGTCTCGTGTCGCCGCCGTACGAGAGGCGGCCGGGTTCGCGGCGTACGCCAACCAGAAGTACAGCGAGGCGCTCGCCGAGTTCCGGGCCGCACGGCGGATGACCGGGAACGTGGAGCTGTGGCCGGTCATGGCCGACTGCGAGCGTGGGCTCGGGCGGCCGGAGAAGGCGCTGGACATGGCCGGGGCGCCCGAGGTGCACAAGCTCGACAAGGCCGGACAGGTGGAGATGCGGCTCGTCGTCGCCGGTGCCCGGCGGGACATGGGGCAGCTGGACGCGGCCATCGTGACGCTGCAGAGTCCCGAGCTGGCTTCCAACTCGGTGCAGCCGTGGACCGCGCGGCTGCGGTACGCGTACGCCGACGCGCTGCTCGCGGCCGGTCGGGAGAGTGAGGCGCGGGAGTGGTTCGCCAAGGCCGTGGAGTCCGACAAGGACGGCAGCACGGACGCCTCCGACCGGCTCGCCGAGCTGGACGGGGTCGAGTTCGTGGACGCCTTCGACGAGTCTGAGGAGCAGGCCGACAGCGAGGCCGCCGAGAAGGTCGTAGAAGTGGACGACGAAGAGGGCGAAGTCGCCGAAGACGGCGACCTCAAGGACTGA
- a CDS encoding FecCD family ABC transporter permease, which translates to MRTNRAIRTPGGLSLRLDVRATVVVGLILLAALTASVVLIGTGDFPIPAGDVLRTLLGNGNAGQEFIINELRLPRVFVGLLVGASLGLGGALFQAISRNPLGSPDVLGLSQGATAGALTMIVLFSGSATQVTLGALVGGLVTGFAIYLLAWKQGVHGYRLVLVGIGVSAIVTAVNGYLLTRSTLTEAAQAVVWMTGSLSGRDWTQVWPLLWLCAVLVPLVLANARGLRMMEMGDDVSNALGVRVERVRLLLLVAAVLLTAAATAAAGPVSFVALTAPQLARRLTRSPGPNLVPSLCMGATLLVTADWVSQKVFGADQLPVGVVTGVLGGVYLLWLLVTERRAGRI; encoded by the coding sequence GTGAGGACCAACCGAGCCATCAGGACCCCCGGCGGGCTTTCCCTGCGGCTGGACGTCCGGGCCACTGTCGTCGTCGGCCTGATCCTCCTGGCCGCGCTCACCGCGAGCGTCGTGCTGATCGGCACCGGCGACTTCCCGATCCCGGCCGGGGACGTGCTGAGGACGCTGCTCGGGAACGGCAACGCGGGGCAGGAGTTCATCATCAACGAGCTGCGGCTGCCGCGGGTCTTCGTCGGGCTCCTGGTCGGCGCCTCGCTCGGGCTCGGGGGCGCGCTCTTCCAGGCCATCTCCCGCAATCCGCTGGGCAGTCCGGACGTGCTCGGGCTCAGCCAGGGGGCGACGGCCGGGGCGCTCACGATGATCGTGCTGTTCTCCGGGAGCGCGACCCAGGTCACCCTGGGCGCGCTCGTGGGCGGACTCGTGACCGGGTTCGCCATCTATCTCCTCGCCTGGAAGCAGGGCGTGCACGGATACCGGCTGGTCCTGGTCGGTATCGGTGTCTCCGCGATCGTCACGGCGGTCAACGGCTATCTGCTGACCCGGTCCACCCTCACCGAGGCGGCCCAGGCGGTCGTCTGGATGACCGGCTCCCTCAGCGGCCGGGACTGGACGCAGGTCTGGCCGCTGCTGTGGCTGTGCGCCGTCCTCGTCCCGCTCGTCCTCGCCAACGCGCGCGGGCTGCGGATGATGGAGATGGGCGACGACGTGTCGAACGCCCTCGGGGTGCGTGTCGAACGCGTAAGGCTGCTGCTGTTGGTCGCCGCCGTCCTGCTCACCGCCGCCGCCACCGCGGCCGCCGGACCGGTCAGCTTCGTCGCGCTCACCGCTCCGCAGCTGGCCCGCCGTCTCACCCGCTCGCCCGGCCCCAACCTGGTGCCGTCCCTGTGCATGGGCGCCACCCTCCTGGTCACCGCCGACTGGGTCTCGCAGAAGGTCTTCGGCGCGGACCAGCTGCCCGTCGGCGTGGTCACCGGAGTCCTCGGCGGCGTCTATCTGCTGTGGCTCCTGGTCACCGAGCGCAGGGCGGGCCGGATATGA
- a CDS encoding SPFH domain-containing protein, with protein sequence MEPVIIVLIILVVLVFIALIKTIQVIPQASAAIVERFGRYTRTLNAGLNIVVPFIDTIRNRIDLREQVVPFPPQPVITQDNLVVNIDTVIYYQVTDARAATYEVASYIQAIEQLTVTTLRNIIGGMDLERTLTSREEINAALRGVLDEATGKWGIRVNRVELKAIEPPTSIQDSMEKQMRADRDKRAAILTAEGTRQAAILTAEGEKQSQILRAEGEAKAAALRAEGEAQAVRTVFEAIHAGDPDQKLLSYQYLQMLPKIAEGDANKLWIVPSEIGDALKGLSGAMGNFGMGGGSNGGNSGSDRRETPKID encoded by the coding sequence ATGGAACCGGTCATCATCGTCTTGATCATCCTGGTGGTGTTGGTCTTCATCGCCCTCATCAAGACGATCCAGGTCATCCCGCAGGCGAGTGCCGCGATCGTGGAGCGGTTCGGCCGCTACACGCGGACACTCAACGCGGGCCTCAACATCGTCGTCCCGTTCATAGACACCATCCGCAACCGCATCGACCTGCGTGAACAGGTCGTGCCGTTCCCGCCGCAGCCGGTGATCACCCAGGACAACCTCGTCGTCAACATCGACACGGTCATCTACTACCAGGTGACCGACGCCCGGGCCGCGACCTACGAGGTCGCCAGCTACATCCAGGCCATCGAGCAGCTCACCGTCACCACGCTCCGCAACATCATCGGTGGCATGGACCTGGAGCGGACCCTGACCTCCCGCGAGGAGATCAACGCGGCCCTGCGCGGCGTCCTCGACGAGGCCACCGGCAAGTGGGGCATCCGCGTCAACCGCGTCGAACTCAAGGCAATCGAGCCGCCGACCTCCATCCAGGACTCGATGGAGAAGCAGATGCGCGCCGACCGTGACAAGCGCGCCGCGATCCTCACCGCCGAAGGTACGCGCCAGGCCGCGATCCTCACCGCCGAAGGTGAGAAGCAGTCCCAGATCCTGCGCGCCGAGGGTGAGGCCAAGGCCGCGGCCCTGCGCGCCGAGGGCGAGGCCCAGGCCGTCCGCACGGTCTTCGAAGCGATTCACGCCGGAGACCCCGACCAGAAGCTCCTGTCGTACCAGTACCTCCAGATGCTCCCCAAGATCGCCGAGGGCGACGCCAACAAGCTCTGGATCGTCCCCAGCGAAATCGGCGACGCCCTTAAGGGCCTCTCCGGAGCCATGGGCAACTTCGGCATGGGCGGCGGCTCGAACGGCGGCAACTCCGGCTCGGACCGCCGGGAGACCCCGAAGATCGACTGA
- a CDS encoding HAD hydrolase-like protein, which produces MSQGARTRPEGSGQALSKAYDTALLDLDGVVYAGGNAIAHAVDSLATAREGGMHLAYVTNNALRTPDTVAEHLTELGIPTGADDVITSAQAVARLISEQVPAGSRVLVIGGEGLRVALRERGLEPVESADDDPAAVVQGFGGPDLPWGRFAEASYAVARGVPWFASNTDLTIPSGRGIAPGNGAAVEVVRIATGAEPQVAGKPLPPMHRETILRTGANRPLVVGDRLDTDIEGAFNGEVDSLLVLTGVTDGAQLLAAPPQHRPTYVDADLRGMLTGQPEVTEAGEGFRCGGWSARADEERLELDGDGEALDGLRALCAAAWTAAGDGVCELDGGKALARLGL; this is translated from the coding sequence ATGAGCCAGGGCGCGAGGACGAGGCCCGAGGGCAGTGGGCAGGCGCTGAGCAAGGCGTACGACACCGCGCTGCTCGACCTCGACGGAGTGGTGTACGCGGGCGGGAACGCGATCGCGCACGCCGTCGACTCGCTCGCCACCGCGCGCGAGGGAGGTATGCACCTCGCCTACGTCACCAACAACGCGCTGCGCACGCCCGACACCGTGGCCGAGCACCTCACCGAACTGGGGATACCGACGGGCGCCGATGACGTCATCACCTCCGCCCAGGCGGTCGCGCGGCTGATCAGCGAGCAGGTGCCGGCCGGTTCCCGGGTGCTCGTCATCGGTGGCGAGGGGCTGCGGGTCGCGCTGCGCGAGCGGGGCCTTGAGCCCGTGGAGTCGGCGGACGACGATCCGGCGGCGGTCGTGCAGGGTTTCGGTGGGCCGGACCTGCCCTGGGGGCGGTTCGCAGAGGCCAGTTATGCCGTTGCGCGTGGGGTGCCCTGGTTCGCGTCCAACACCGACCTGACGATTCCGAGCGGGCGGGGGATCGCACCGGGCAACGGAGCCGCGGTGGAGGTCGTGCGGATAGCGACCGGTGCCGAGCCGCAGGTCGCGGGCAAGCCGTTGCCTCCCATGCACCGCGAGACGATCCTGCGGACCGGTGCGAATCGGCCGTTGGTGGTCGGGGACCGGCTGGACACGGACATCGAGGGCGCGTTCAACGGCGAGGTGGACTCGCTCCTCGTGCTCACCGGCGTCACCGACGGCGCCCAGTTGCTGGCCGCGCCGCCGCAGCACCGGCCGACCTATGTGGACGCCGATCTGCGGGGGATGCTCACCGGGCAGCCCGAGGTCACCGAGGCGGGAGAAGGCTTCCGGTGCGGTGGCTGGAGTGCGAGGGCCGACGAGGAGCGACTGGAACTCGACGGTGACGGCGAGGCCCTGGACGGGCTGCGGGCGCTGTGCGCGGCGGCCTGGACGGCGGCCGGAGACGGTGTGTGCGAGCTGGACGGGGGCAAGGCGCTCGCCAGGCTGGGGTTGTGA
- a CDS encoding FecCD family ABC transporter permease gives MLVDSPPEQRAETAPAPPTRRAIRVVGLLVSVVILVFVATASIAVGAKGLSVEQVWHGLFQDTGTYGDVVVADRLSRTVLGLLAGAALGLSGAVLQALTRNPLADPGLLGINAGASAAVVTAITFFGVTSLSGYVWFAFLGAAAVGALVWFLGGSRGATPVRLALAGTAISAALYGYLQAVMITDDQALNKMRFWTVGSLSSANNSTILQVLPFLAAGSLLALALARPLNAMEMGDDTAKALGANLNRTRALAMLSATVLCGAATAACGPIVFVGLMVPHIVRSFTGPDLRWILPYATILSPVLLLGSDVIGRLVARPAELQVGIVTALVGGPVFIFLVRRRRTAQL, from the coding sequence GTGTTGGTCGACAGTCCTCCCGAACAGCGCGCGGAGACCGCCCCCGCGCCCCCAACCCGCCGGGCGATACGAGTCGTTGGACTCCTCGTGTCCGTCGTGATCCTGGTGTTCGTCGCCACGGCGAGCATCGCGGTCGGGGCGAAAGGGCTGTCCGTGGAACAGGTCTGGCACGGCCTGTTCCAGGACACGGGGACCTATGGCGACGTCGTGGTGGCCGACCGGCTGTCGCGGACCGTCCTCGGCCTGCTGGCCGGTGCCGCTCTCGGTCTGTCCGGAGCGGTGCTGCAGGCGCTCACCCGTAATCCGCTGGCCGACCCCGGGCTGCTCGGCATCAACGCGGGCGCGTCCGCCGCGGTCGTCACCGCGATCACCTTCTTCGGTGTCACCTCGCTCAGCGGCTACGTCTGGTTCGCCTTTCTCGGTGCGGCCGCGGTGGGCGCCCTGGTCTGGTTCCTGGGCGGGAGCCGTGGCGCCACCCCGGTCAGGCTCGCGCTGGCCGGTACGGCGATCAGCGCGGCGCTGTACGGCTATCTCCAGGCCGTGATGATCACCGACGACCAGGCGCTCAACAAGATGCGGTTCTGGACGGTCGGTTCGCTGTCCTCGGCGAACAACTCGACCATCCTGCAGGTGCTGCCGTTCCTCGCGGCCGGCTCGCTCCTCGCCCTCGCGCTGGCCCGGCCGCTCAACGCGATGGAGATGGGCGACGACACGGCCAAGGCACTCGGCGCCAACCTCAACCGCACCCGGGCGCTGGCCATGCTCTCCGCGACCGTGCTGTGCGGGGCCGCGACCGCCGCCTGCGGACCGATCGTGTTCGTCGGCCTGATGGTGCCGCACATCGTGCGCTCCTTCACCGGCCCCGACCTGCGCTGGATCCTGCCGTACGCGACCATCCTGTCGCCCGTGCTGCTGCTGGGCTCCGACGTCATCGGGCGTCTCGTCGCGCGGCCCGCGGAGCTCCAGGTCGGCATCGTCACCGCGCTCGTCGGCGGTCCGGTCTTCATCTTTCTCGTACGACGGCGGAGGACGGCGCAGCTGTGA